A genomic window from Bdellovibrio sp. SKB1291214 includes:
- a CDS encoding heavy metal translocating P-type ATPase: protein MSKACCGSDEQGANRVSGKMDLDLPAGTVESTFKVSGMDCADEIAAIQSSLRIEQVFKVEAKLMSSTVQVWYSPQLDENEIRRLINKSGVKVVDPNKNAKSISGQRIALVIASGVLVGLAILISFFAKELNLLTIVLCLVSIFCGGLLVFPKGLRAIRQGHLDMNVLMTVAVAGAVYLGDYTEAAMVVFLFAFSELLEAFSVVRARKAIQEVINVSPKVALLKAANGELNSVPVDSVKVGDTVVVRAGDLFPTDGNVISGKTEVNQAPLTGESTPVKKREGDSVYAGTVNLSGSVEVQVTKILSDSKVSQIIRMVEDAQKSKAPSQRFVDQFAKVYTPAVFVLGLLICFVPPIFFGGRWEDWIYKALVLLVIACPCALVISTPVSIVSGLTAMARRGVLVKGGIFLETLGRLKAVAVDKTGTITEGVPQVLVLKKWNQLQENEIIKIAASIEKLSNHPLAQAVVRYAAKSGVSVVSVEQSHTEQGRGIFATVEGHEYFLGNHRFTHELGVCSPDLEKYLQSLEEQAMSVVVVGHKPHDNCSGEVLGVFGIGDKIREEAKGAIQDIHKAGCEAVVMLSGDNNRTVSAISKQVGIDKVFGELLPDGKVSKIKELVSEYKYVGMVGDGVNDAPALAQASIGIAMGAIGTDAAIETADVALMKDDLRQLSVAIIQGKRTLGIIRFNIGFALVLKAIFLILALSGYSSMWMAIAADTGATLIVIINALRLLKIND, encoded by the coding sequence GGGAGCCAATAGAGTTTCAGGAAAAATGGATCTAGATTTGCCTGCCGGTACTGTCGAATCTACATTCAAAGTCAGTGGAATGGACTGCGCTGATGAGATTGCCGCGATTCAAAGCTCATTGAGGATAGAGCAAGTTTTCAAGGTTGAGGCTAAATTGATGTCCTCAACGGTACAAGTTTGGTATTCACCGCAACTTGATGAAAATGAAATTCGCAGATTGATTAATAAGTCCGGCGTAAAGGTAGTTGATCCAAATAAAAATGCCAAGTCGATATCGGGGCAACGTATTGCACTGGTTATTGCATCTGGAGTTTTGGTAGGATTGGCAATACTGATTAGTTTTTTTGCAAAAGAATTGAATTTGCTGACCATCGTTCTTTGTTTGGTCTCCATTTTCTGCGGTGGCCTTTTGGTTTTTCCAAAAGGCCTTCGGGCAATTCGGCAAGGACATTTGGATATGAATGTTCTTATGACGGTTGCCGTAGCTGGTGCTGTGTATCTTGGAGACTACACTGAGGCGGCAATGGTAGTGTTTTTGTTCGCATTCTCTGAGCTATTGGAAGCCTTTAGTGTGGTAAGAGCTCGCAAAGCGATCCAAGAAGTTATTAATGTTAGCCCAAAAGTTGCGCTTCTAAAAGCCGCTAACGGTGAATTGAATAGTGTACCAGTTGATAGCGTAAAGGTTGGTGATACGGTCGTCGTACGAGCCGGTGATCTTTTCCCAACAGACGGGAATGTCATCTCTGGAAAAACAGAGGTCAATCAGGCCCCATTAACCGGAGAGTCAACTCCCGTTAAAAAGCGAGAGGGTGACAGTGTTTATGCAGGAACCGTAAACCTATCTGGTTCAGTGGAAGTTCAGGTTACTAAAATCTTAAGCGATTCAAAAGTTTCACAAATAATTAGAATGGTAGAAGATGCGCAAAAGTCGAAAGCCCCTTCACAGAGATTTGTTGATCAGTTTGCGAAGGTTTATACACCAGCGGTATTTGTTCTAGGTCTTTTGATTTGTTTTGTTCCTCCAATATTCTTTGGCGGACGTTGGGAAGATTGGATTTACAAGGCTTTAGTTCTTCTTGTAATCGCCTGCCCGTGTGCACTGGTAATTTCTACTCCAGTGTCGATTGTATCGGGACTCACTGCAATGGCTCGTAGGGGAGTTCTGGTTAAAGGTGGAATATTTTTAGAGACTCTAGGCAGATTGAAGGCGGTTGCTGTCGACAAGACAGGGACGATTACGGAGGGCGTGCCACAGGTTTTGGTTTTAAAGAAATGGAATCAACTTCAGGAAAATGAAATCATCAAGATCGCTGCTTCGATCGAAAAGCTATCAAATCATCCCCTGGCCCAAGCAGTTGTTCGTTATGCAGCAAAGAGTGGGGTTTCTGTTGTGTCAGTAGAGCAAAGTCACACTGAGCAGGGGCGTGGTATCTTTGCTACCGTCGAGGGTCATGAGTATTTTCTTGGAAACCATCGTTTCACTCATGAGCTAGGTGTTTGTTCGCCCGATTTGGAGAAATATCTTCAGTCGTTGGAGGAGCAGGCTATGTCGGTTGTTGTGGTGGGACATAAGCCTCATGACAATTGTAGCGGCGAAGTTCTAGGAGTTTTCGGAATCGGTGATAAAATTCGAGAGGAAGCCAAAGGCGCAATTCAAGATATTCACAAGGCAGGCTGTGAAGCAGTCGTTATGCTTAGCGGAGACAACAATAGAACTGTATCGGCTATCTCAAAACAAGTAGGCATTGATAAGGTCTTTGGAGAGCTTTTGCCTGATGGCAAAGTCAGCAAAATCAAAGAGTTGGTTTCGGAATACAAATATGTCGGAATGGTTGGCGATGGAGTAAATGATGCCCCAGCTTTGGCGCAAGCATCGATTGGTATTGCAATGGGTGCCATTGGAACGGATGCTGCAATTGAGACTGCGGATGTTGCTTTGATGAAGGACGATCTTCGTCAGCTTTCAGTTGCCATCATACAAGGAAAACGCACGTTGGGCATTATTCGATTTAATATTGGATTTGCTCTTGTTCTCAAAGCGATCTTTTTGATTTTAGCATTAAGTGGTTATTCGAGTATGTGGATGGCGATAGCTGCCGACACTGGTGCGACATTGATAGTGATTATAAATGCGCTAAGACTTCTAAAAATTAACGACTAA